A genomic region of Pyrus communis chromosome 14, drPyrComm1.1, whole genome shotgun sequence contains the following coding sequences:
- the LOC137714593 gene encoding F-box/LRR-repeat protein At4g14103-like, whose product MDRQNRISGLPDAILSRILSSVSTRDALKTSVLSHRWFNVWASVPNLRLTQTSPKEFSRFAGYVDQVLFFRGSSKIHAFKLRCKVPNDDFSRIDSRICTAVRRNVAELELDLFVDLTPNTYQGYQLPRRLLMCNTLVVLKLTLHCNDITVTPSSGCFPSLKFLHATVHYPVGDLMEKLFSCCPVLEDLIINGDLEEDSILNFNVSAPNLKRLRISLHIDPFPFDGDDIYRMGDYNYKILVNVNAPNLEEFNLLENFLASYSFNHANLLSKAKIDLGDMHVFNNLDFVHKSADRIYSVFAAIINVTHISLSAPAFGHLELQLQACCSWQFLTKLLKISRCLEYLVIETNIKCSLHLNEPMFVHEWCPTELVPICLSSRVKTICIRGLHGRPDEMERRRDVSTRTFNVPKGFKDLSS is encoded by the exons ATGGATCGACAAA ATAGGATCAGTGGATTGCCAGATGCAATTCTTTCCCGCATTCTTTCTTCCGTTTCAACAAGAGATGCTTTAAAAACCAGCGTTTTGTCACACAGATGGTTCAATGTGTGGGCTTCTGTTCCCAATCTAAGACTAACTCAGACTTCTCCGAAAGAATTTTCCCGTTTCGCGGGGTATGTGGACCAGGTACTTTTCTTTCGCGGCTCATCAAAAATTCATGCATTCAAGCTTCGTTGTAAGGTACCGAACGACGATTTTTCTAGGATTGATTCTAGGATTTGCACTGCTGTTAGGCGTAATGTTGCTGAGCTCGAACTTGATCTCTTCGTAGACTTGACGCCAAATACATATCAGGGTTATCAGTTGCCAAGAAGGCTTTTGATGTGCAACACTTTGGTGGTTTTAAAGCTGACTTTGCATTGTAACGATATTACCGTTACTCCTAGCTCAGGCTGTTTTCCAAGTCTCAAGTTTCTCCATGCTACTGTGCATTATCCTGTTGGTGACTTGATGGAGAAGCTTTTTTCTTGTTGCCCTGTACTTGAAGATTTGATTATCAATGGAGATCTTGAAGAAgattcaattttgaattttaatgtcTCTGCACCTAATCTAAAACGACTACGAATTAGTTTGCACATTGATCCATTCCCTTTTGATGGAGATGATATTTACAGAATGGGAGATTATAACTACAAGATTCTTGTTAATGTTAATGCTCCAAACCTTGAAGAGTTCAACCTCCTCGAGAACTTTCTGGCAAGCTATTCCTTTAACCATGCAAATTTGCTAAGCAAAGCGAAGATTGATTTGGGAGACATGCATGTGTTCAACAACCTTGACTTTGTGCACAAGTCTGCTGATCGTATTTATAGTGTTTTTGCAGCAATTATCAATGTTACACATATATCACTTTCAGCTCCAGCTTTTGGG CACTTGGAGCTGCAACTTCAAGCCTGTTGCTCTTGGCAATTTTTGACAAAGTTACTGAAGATATCTCGCTGCTTAGAATATCTTGTCATTGAAACT aaCATCAAATGCTCTCTGCATCTCAACGAGCCTATGTTTGTACATGAATGGTGTCCAACGGAGCTTGTACCTATTTGTCTGTCATCACGAGTCAAGACGATTTGCATAAGGGGACTCCATGGGCGGCCAGATGAGATGGAGAG AAGGAGAGATGTTTCGACACGAACTTTCAATGTGCCCAAGGGGTTCAAAGACTTGTCGAGTTGA